One Parcubacteria group bacterium genomic window, GTTAATTTAAGCGGAGTTTTCTATGGAATAAGAGAAGCGAGCGCCTATATGAAGGAAAAGGGCATTAAAGGTTCCATCATCAATATGACTTCCATTTTGGGACAAGTCGGATTTAAAACTGCTGGAGCTTATTGCGCTTCCAAGGGAGGAGTAAATCAACTAACTCGTACCTCCGCTTTAGAACTTGCACCTGATGGAATTAGGGTAAATGCTATTGCTCCCGGATTTATTAAAACTCAAATGACTAAAGGAATGCAAGATAATGAAGATGCTAATAAAGGCATTTGTTCCGCTACGCCTTTGGGACATATGGGAGAGCCGAATGATATCGCTTACGCAGCCGTTTACTTGGCATCGGATGAATCAAAATATGTC contains:
- a CDS encoding SDR family NAD(P)-dependent oxidoreductase, producing the protein MRLENKVAIVTGASSGLGKAIAEMYLKEGAKVVFSDANPYPNENELGENAIFIKADISKKEEVKNLVDVAVEKFGKLDIIVNNAGVGLVGEIATMTDEIWDKVISVNLSGVFYGIREASAYMKEKGIKGSIINMTSILGQVGFKTAGAYCASKGGVNQLTRTSALELAPDGIRVNAIAPGFIKTQMTKGMQDNEDANKGICSATPLGHMGEPNDIAYAAVYLASDESKYVTGSILYVDGGWTAQ